A window of Candidatus Nitrosotenuis uzonensis genomic DNA:
AACTATGTCAGGTTTCCGTCAGTGTCTATCTCAGCGTTCCTTATTCTCGTGCTAGATATTCTCGTGCCATCCTTTGCAAGCACCATAGGCACAACCACAGATTCCACCTTACCTAGCCCCCTTTCAGATCTCTTCCTGTTAAGGACTTCTACCTGATGTTCAGTCTCCGAGCTCACTATAAGCGCGTCAACGTCGCCTTCTATTGCTGCAGGCCCAAAGTCATTCTCAAGCTTGCTTATCACATAAGACCTGCCAGGAAATCTTTCTTCTACAAGTGACCTTAGCGAACCAAGCCGCTGCTCATATGTATGAAAAATCTTCTTGCCCTTTGCCTTTGCAAGCTCGTCTCCTGTCAGACCGATTATGACGTGCGAGGATGCCAGAAATGCTGCATCAAGCAGTGCCAGATGGCCCTTGTGTATGATATCAAAAGTTCCCCCCATTGCAACCGTCTTGTATCGGCCCATGATGTACTAGCATTTTTTTAAAATAAAATCTATGGCTTTACCAGTATTATTGAGATTGTCTTGCTCGGAGCTGCAAGCGCCACACCGTCCATGTCCCACACGTATGCTTCTACAAAGAATGCGCCCTCGTTTTCTGGAACCCATGTGACGGCTGCAGTCTGCGGTTGCGCCGAATCGAACACTCCCTCATAGAATCCCAAAAACTCCACAGGTGCCTTGTCTCCAAACTGCTTTACCTGCGCATAGTAGACATATCCTTGCTGCTGATTTGTCTTCGCGCCAAACTGTATTGACAAATCGCTGCTTATCTGGACCGGTGTTCCCACTCTGACTTCGGATGTCTGGTTGCCAGATTCTGTTATGCGCACATTGCCTATTGTTATCAGCTTTGTTATTGAATCAAGTGTGACCTTTGGTATTCCCGTAATCTTTGACTGATAGTTATCGGACTCGGCTACAAGCTTGAATGAGGTGGCCCTGTAATCCATTTTTGCATCAAATGTGATCTGCTCTGAGCTGCCCTTTGTGATTCGGTCCACGGTTGCAGTTTCTATCCCCACAATTCTTGGCGGATTGAATGCATCATACGCTATTAGATGGACATTCGTATCAATGCTATCCTGCTGACCTTTGTTGGTGATTTCCGCGGTGACCTTTACCGTGTTGCCCACTGATGCGGATGGCGCAGATATCTCCAGTAGCTGTTGCTTTGATGATACCGAGTTAAATCCCAGCACGTTGATGTTGACCTCAGATATGTTAGAGTTTGGCGTGCTGGACATTATAATGAAAGGCGACTTGGAATTTGGCGGAATTACATCAAGTAGTGATGTTCCTGTGACAGTTTCAAGTGGAGGCTGTCCGCCAGGCGCTGTCGTTGTGCTGCTGTAAAAACCAACCCATATTTTTACATTGTTTACTGCAAAGCTTCTGGTGTTTTCCACTTCGCCTATTACCACAGTATATCCTTCATCGTTTTTGAATA
This region includes:
- a CDS encoding phosphopantetheine adenylyltransferase, whose protein sequence is MGRYKTVAMGGTFDIIHKGHLALLDAAFLASSHVIIGLTGDELAKAKGKKIFHTYEQRLGSLRSLVEERFPGRSYVISKLENDFGPAAIEGDVDALIVSSETEHQVEVLNRKRSERGLGKVESVVVPMVLAKDGTRISSTRIRNAEIDTDGNLT
- a CDS encoding CARDB domain-containing protein; its protein translation is MKQLLAGILVLFLLLPVAQSFAQVTNTPSTLGVKLTSTQPFIFKNDEGYTVVIGEVENTRSFAVNNVKIWVGFYSSTTTAPGGQPPLETVTGTSLLDVIPPNSKSPFIIMSSTPNSNISEVNINVLGFNSVSSKQQLLEISAPSASVGNTVKVTAEITNKGQQDSIDTNVHLIAYDAFNPPRIVGIETATVDRITKGSSEQITFDAKMDYRATSFKLVAESDNYQSKITGIPKVTLDSITKLITIGNVRITESGNQTSEVRVGTPVQISSDLSIQFGAKTNQQQGYVYYAQVKQFGDKAPVEFLGFYEGVFDSAQPQTAAVTWVPENEGAFFVEAYVWDMDGVALAAPSKTISIILVKP